A region of Ferruginibacter albus DNA encodes the following proteins:
- a CDS encoding response regulator → MSNVLIIDDEIDICFLLSSILRNKNMNTVHVNTLTDATEVLQKERPSIIFLDNHLPDGMGMDFISYIKRASPLTKIVMITAYDNSTDRNKALQLGADFFIGKPFSRDSIYHTIEQLAY, encoded by the coding sequence ATGTCTAACGTACTTATTATAGATGATGAAATAGATATTTGTTTTTTATTAAGCAGCATCTTGCGTAATAAGAACATGAATACTGTTCATGTAAATACATTAACTGACGCTACGGAAGTTTTACAAAAAGAACGTCCTTCTATTATTTTTCTCGACAATCACCTACCCGATGGAATGGGGATGGATTTTATCAGTTATATAAAAAGAGCTTCTCCTTTAACCAAAATTGTGATGATAACTGCTTATGATAATTCTACCGACAGGAATAAAGCCTTGCAGTTAGGCGCAGATTTTTTTATTGGTAAACCTTTTTCAAGAGATTCTATTTACCACACCATTGAACAATTGGCTTATTAG
- a CDS encoding T9SS type A sorting domain-containing protein: MKKELSKSGLFCFALLLLHSITVNAQVLNLTPGSHFVVNGNPSVILNDASLKNNGTFTRGNGTVYFTGYSDTTVSNISGDSATKITNLTISKSANAVALKGKVGVTNVLTMTKGNLYADSMLTIISDSNNTARVAAIPANSRIYGKAIVERYIPGRRAWRLLTAPVTNSGSIYSSWQNNGVYTPGSGTLISGASPSSSNGIDASPQNTASMKGFNYSTQALTTITNTKTTNITPTNNGSADNVGYFIFVRGDRDPATTGNPNNGNVPVDNTTLRSSGVLQQGDQLFTAAATAGKYTLIGNPYASPIDFDNVTLNNVTKRFYVWDPSLNQVGGYVVLDDAINSGVYIKSVARSKQTKDIQSGQAFFVQTTATAPASVLIQESSKSTTNNLLMFRPAAVTETITTNLNLLNGDNTTSFADAAVAQFNEAFSADVDWLDASKFANVNEGISLLRNSKSLSIERRPLITSNDTLYFKLAGTTARSYQLQIVGDNMQQPGLTAFLIDTYKGTNTPLDLYSTDGTTLNFSITSDAASAVATRFMIVFRAAGVLPVTFTSVKANQKSTGIQVDWNVENEVNIMQYEVEKSADGKTFSKTNSTLPTGNNNSSVSYSWLDSKPFDGANYYRIKSIDKDGTVRYSQIIRVVSGSDNGAAKNGAITVYPNPVVGNVMNVQFTNVAKGDFRLRLLTTDGQAVYANQVTVNSSNMAQSFSLPSSLPKGTYELKVSGADTESVQKIIIQ; encoded by the coding sequence ATGAAAAAGGAGTTATCCAAAAGCGGCTTATTTTGCTTCGCTTTATTATTACTACATTCCATAACTGTCAATGCGCAGGTATTGAATTTAACGCCAGGTAGTCATTTTGTAGTAAATGGTAACCCTTCTGTTATATTAAATGATGCTTCTCTTAAGAATAACGGAACATTTACCCGTGGTAATGGTACTGTTTATTTTACAGGATATAGCGATACAACTGTTTCCAACATCTCGGGAGACAGCGCTACAAAGATTACCAACCTTACTATCAGCAAATCGGCTAACGCTGTTGCATTAAAGGGCAAAGTTGGTGTTACCAATGTGCTTACAATGACAAAGGGAAACCTTTATGCAGATAGTATGTTGACAATTATATCCGACTCTAACAATACGGCAAGAGTAGCTGCTATACCTGCTAACAGCAGAATTTATGGTAAAGCAATTGTGGAACGTTACATACCGGGAAGACGTGCATGGAGATTACTAACGGCTCCTGTAACCAATTCAGGAAGCATATATAGCTCATGGCAAAATAATGGTGTATATACACCGGGATCAGGGACATTAATTTCCGGTGCATCTCCCAGTTCAAGTAACGGTATAGATGCAAGCCCTCAGAATACAGCCTCTATGAAAGGATTTAATTATTCCACACAGGCGCTTACAACAATCACAAATACTAAAACAACCAATATTACTCCTACCAATAACGGTAGTGCAGACAATGTTGGTTATTTCATTTTCGTAAGAGGAGATAGAGATCCTGCTACTACAGGTAATCCTAACAATGGGAATGTTCCTGTTGATAATACTACATTGCGCAGCTCCGGTGTGTTACAGCAGGGCGATCAATTATTTACTGCCGCAGCTACTGCCGGCAAATACACATTGATAGGAAATCCTTACGCTTCTCCTATTGATTTTGATAATGTAACATTGAATAATGTTACCAAACGTTTTTATGTATGGGATCCATCGTTGAACCAGGTAGGTGGCTATGTGGTTTTGGATGATGCGATCAATTCAGGTGTATATATTAAGTCTGTTGCAAGAAGTAAACAAACAAAAGATATTCAATCTGGCCAGGCTTTCTTTGTTCAAACAACCGCCACCGCGCCGGCATCAGTTCTTATACAGGAAAGCAGCAAATCAACTACCAATAATTTATTGATGTTCCGTCCGGCAGCCGTAACGGAAACCATTACTACCAATCTTAATTTATTAAACGGTGATAATACAACCTCATTTGCAGATGCTGCTGTAGCACAGTTCAATGAAGCGTTCAGTGCTGATGTTGACTGGTTAGATGCCAGCAAGTTTGCGAATGTGAACGAAGGAATAAGCTTGCTAAGAAACAGCAAAAGTCTTTCTATTGAAAGAAGACCATTGATTACATCGAACGATACGCTCTATTTTAAATTAGCAGGTACCACTGCAAGAAGTTATCAATTACAAATAGTTGGTGATAACATGCAACAACCGGGATTAACTGCTTTTTTAATTGATACGTATAAGGGAACAAACACTCCACTGGATCTATATTCAACAGATGGTACGACATTAAACTTTAGTATTACCAGCGACGCAGCGTCGGCAGTAGCTACCCGTTTTATGATCGTATTCAGAGCAGCGGGAGTATTACCTGTAACGTTTACAAGCGTTAAAGCAAATCAAAAAAGTACAGGAATACAGGTAGATTGGAATGTTGAAAATGAAGTGAACATCATGCAATATGAAGTAGAGAAATCTGCTGATGGTAAAACATTCTCTAAAACAAATAGTACTCTTCCAACCGGCAATAATAATTCATCGGTAAGTTATAGCTGGTTAGACAGCAAACCTTTTGACGGCGCTAATTACTATCGCATTAAGAGTATTGACAAAGATGGTACAGTTAGATACAGCCAGATCATCCGCGTTGTTTCCGGTTCTGATAACGGAGCTGCAAAGAACGGCGCTATAACAGTATATCCAAATCCTGTTGTAGGTAATGTAATGAACGTTCAATTCACGAATGTAGCTAAAGGAGATTTCAGATTACGCTTATTAACTACCGACGGACAAGCAGTATATGCCAACCAGGTAACAGTAAACAGCAGCAATATGGCACAGTCATTCTCGTTGCCGTCTTCTTTACCTAAAGGAACATATGAATTAAAAGTAAGCGGGGCAGATACTGAAAGCGTTCAAAAAATAATCATTCAATAA
- a CDS encoding sigma-54-dependent transcriptional regulator, with product MKKRVLIIDDDMDMCMLLERFLTKNGYEVETANSGIKGIEKFKENKFDIVLCDFRLGDKKDGREVLIEIKKIEPQTIVLIITGYSDIKIAVEVIKLGAFDYIAKPLVPDEVLNVLTKAVEKLENGDTGMNEFTGVKARKTKNTGSEEHMVGVATVTTELYRQIEIVAPTNFSVILYGESGTGKEVIAKTIHEKSNRKNNPFVAMDCGTLSKELAGSELFGHMKGAFTGALADKEGHFELANGGTLFLDEVGNLSAEIQASLLRVIQERKFKRIGGLKEMDVDVRIIVASNENLQEAYRKGKFREDLYHRFNEFSINLPPLRKRKEDIPLFAEFFLNKTKDELNKDEVEAFEEDIIKMFIDYSWPGNLREFRNVVRRAVLLTPTGKIQASTLPWEIINSTPLVAEIAETAPITESLIKKDIGLKDAASRAEYDAIMAVLKKVNFNKTKAAEVLNIDRKTLYNKIKSFEELNNENKVD from the coding sequence ATGAAAAAAAGAGTTTTGATTATAGATGATGATATGGATATGTGCATGCTTTTGGAAAGGTTTTTAACAAAAAACGGATATGAAGTAGAAACTGCCAACTCAGGTATTAAAGGCATTGAGAAATTTAAAGAAAATAAATTCGATATTGTTCTATGTGATTTTAGATTAGGGGATAAAAAAGATGGACGTGAAGTGTTGATCGAAATTAAGAAAATAGAACCTCAAACCATTGTACTCATCATTACAGGATATTCTGATATAAAAATAGCAGTAGAGGTAATTAAACTAGGTGCATTTGATTATATAGCCAAACCGCTTGTTCCCGATGAAGTTTTAAATGTTCTTACTAAAGCGGTAGAAAAATTAGAAAACGGCGATACGGGTATGAATGAGTTTACGGGTGTAAAAGCCAGGAAAACAAAAAATACCGGTAGCGAAGAACATATGGTAGGGGTAGCTACTGTAACCACGGAATTGTATAGACAAATTGAAATAGTTGCTCCTACCAATTTTAGCGTGATCCTTTATGGAGAAAGCGGAACAGGCAAAGAAGTAATAGCAAAAACCATTCATGAAAAAAGCAATCGAAAAAACAATCCTTTTGTGGCAATGGATTGCGGAACACTTTCTAAAGAATTGGCGGGAAGCGAATTATTCGGGCATATGAAAGGTGCATTTACCGGCGCTTTAGCAGATAAGGAAGGACATTTTGAGTTGGCGAATGGCGGCACCCTTTTTTTAGACGAGGTCGGAAATCTTAGTGCAGAGATACAGGCATCTTTATTAAGAGTGATACAGGAAAGAAAATTCAAACGTATTGGCGGTTTAAAGGAAATGGATGTGGATGTGCGTATCATTGTCGCCTCCAATGAAAATTTACAGGAAGCATATCGCAAAGGAAAATTCCGTGAAGATCTGTATCATCGTTTTAATGAATTTTCTATTAACCTTCCTCCACTAAGAAAAAGAAAAGAAGATATTCCGTTGTTTGCTGAATTCTTTTTAAATAAAACAAAAGATGAGTTAAATAAAGATGAAGTAGAGGCATTTGAAGAGGATATTATAAAAATGTTCATTGATTATTCGTGGCCGGGTAATTTGCGGGAGTTTAGAAACGTGGTAAGGCGAGCGGTATTGTTAACCCCTACCGGCAAAATACAAGCTTCTACCTTGCCATGGGAAATAATTAACTCTACTCCGCTTGTTGCAGAAATTGCAGAGACCGCACCCATAACAGAATCGCTTATAAAAAAAGATATAGGCTTAAAAGATGCAGCCAGCCGTGCAGAATATGATGCAATTATGGCGGTATTAAAAAAAGTAAACTTTAATAAAACCAAAGCAGCCGAAGTGTTGAACATAGATCGTAAAACACTTTATAATAAGATCAAAAGTTTTGAAGAGCTTAATAATGAAAACAAGGTTGATTAA
- a CDS encoding tail fiber domain-containing protein, whose translation MQKHLIKLLVVFQLVTVTKTFSQNIALNATGSLPDTSAMLDVSSSNKGFLMPRMTTTQVNAIPLPATGLIVYNTTISAFQVNSGTPTSPSWQTLGTTVGNWLTGGNSGTNSGSKFLGTTDSVSMRFRTNNTQRMVMDSLGNVGIGSAPSFTAGPYMDKFLVDAGATNSYNIITAKGTVNNYLQLNVQNLSNGTSASSDVVATADNGSETSNYIDMGINGSAYTGGVMGNANDGYLFNIGNNMLIGTGTSSKSLVFMTGGTLQSSNERMRIDGTGNVGVGTTAPGSKLDVKGTLRLSGSTSGYVGFAPAAAAGSTTYTLPNADGTSGQVLSTNGTGTLSWSTVSAGSPTITNAISSSGNVITSNVNGTTDTTKAVNTVANTSSANALTTTVNGVAGSSVTIINSNALSSSTNTLTSTVNGVAATGVNIINTNALSLSGQNLTSTVNGVASTAVSLSGMDSSIYKMDGTLRADRTVTMGANDLNLNSTTGNLIFNPSSTGRFGIGTTSPSSTLSFVGTADQTIGVERNTSSSGNGSALTIQAGGAPGTGNRSGGNLVLSSGISTGSGTADMIFKTTPTNGAGNSDNSPVEKMRITGAGNVGIGTTSPGSALDVKGTIRMSGATSGYVGFAPATAAGSTVYTLPSADGTNGQQLTTNGSGTLSWAAAGSSSATTVSNSSSANTLTTTVNSVAATGVNIINSNALSSSTNTLTSTVNGVAATGVSIINSNALSSSTNTLTSTVNGIAATGVSIINSNALSLSGQSLTSTVNGVAATAVSLAGVDSSIYKTDGTLRTDRTVTLNANDLNFNSTTGNLIFNPSSTGRVGIGTTSPGSSLDVKGTIRMSGSTSGYVGFAPAAAAGSTTYTLPSADGSNGQVLSTNGSGTLSWATASGGSGSGWGLSGNSGTTAGTNYIGTSDDVDVTFKRKATLAGALTTNNTSLGVSSYISGSNNVAIGSSAQAQTSDAVAVGQGAYVSSQYSIAMGSVAQGQGTSAIAIGQNAYANGTSSIAIGGASTTYKTQAQGTYSISLGYYAYSSAQDAIAIGDHAQAQGQNCTVIGTNIYNGSANTVAIGNSSVTSFLLNGASASSGRAFIVGSGNTNGNGAYLTTGGTWTNASDRNLKDDFSTVDGEELLNKISQLDITKWKYKGTQEYHIGPMAQDFYKSFGLGTDDKHISTIDPAGIALASIKALKEENTELNKRLDKQQTEIDELKNEIEKIKSRL comes from the coding sequence ATGCAAAAGCATCTGATCAAGTTACTGGTAGTATTTCAATTGGTAACTGTAACCAAAACCTTCTCACAAAACATTGCCTTGAATGCAACCGGCAGCTTGCCTGATACGAGCGCCATGTTGGATGTAAGCAGCTCTAACAAAGGGTTTCTTATGCCAAGAATGACGACTACACAGGTAAACGCAATACCATTGCCTGCAACAGGTTTGATAGTGTATAATACTACTATCAGCGCCTTCCAGGTAAACTCAGGTACACCTACAAGTCCCAGCTGGCAAACATTGGGAACAACTGTAGGCAACTGGTTGACCGGCGGTAATAGCGGTACTAACTCAGGGTCTAAATTTTTAGGTACTACCGATAGCGTTAGTATGCGTTTCAGAACTAATAATACTCAACGTATGGTAATGGATAGTTTGGGTAACGTAGGTATTGGTAGTGCGCCATCTTTTACAGCAGGTCCATATATGGATAAATTTTTGGTAGATGCAGGAGCAACCAATTCATACAACATCATAACGGCAAAGGGTACTGTAAATAATTATTTGCAGTTGAATGTGCAGAACCTGTCAAACGGAACCAGCGCATCTTCCGATGTGGTGGCAACAGCAGATAACGGTAGTGAAACAAGCAACTATATTGATATGGGTATTAATGGTAGTGCTTATACAGGTGGTGTAATGGGTAATGCAAACGATGGTTATTTATTTAATATCGGAAATAATATGTTGATCGGTACCGGTACTTCTTCTAAATCATTGGTATTTATGACAGGAGGTACGCTGCAATCATCTAACGAAAGAATGCGTATTGACGGAACAGGTAACGTAGGTGTTGGTACTACAGCTCCCGGAAGTAAACTGGATGTAAAAGGAACTTTGCGTTTAAGCGGTTCAACATCGGGTTATGTTGGTTTTGCGCCGGCAGCAGCAGCGGGTTCTACTACTTATACTTTACCCAATGCAGATGGTACAAGCGGACAGGTGTTGAGTACTAACGGTACGGGTACACTAAGCTGGAGTACAGTAAGTGCAGGTAGCCCAACCATTACCAATGCGATCAGTTCGAGCGGAAACGTAATAACAAGTAACGTTAATGGAACTACAGATACAACAAAAGCTGTAAACACTGTGGCAAATACAAGTAGTGCGAATGCGTTAACTACAACAGTAAACGGTGTAGCAGGTTCAAGTGTAACTATTATTAATTCAAACGCATTAAGCTCAAGCACCAATACATTAACATCAACAGTTAATGGTGTGGCTGCAACAGGCGTAAACATAATCAATACAAATGCGCTTAGCTTATCAGGCCAAAACTTGACATCAACCGTAAATGGTGTGGCAAGTACAGCCGTAAGCTTATCGGGCATGGATTCAAGCATCTATAAAATGGATGGAACATTAAGAGCTGACAGAACGGTAACAATGGGTGCCAATGATCTAAACTTAAATTCTACAACAGGTAATTTGATCTTCAATCCATCATCTACAGGTAGATTTGGTATTGGGACAACAAGTCCAAGTTCTACGTTATCATTTGTTGGTACTGCAGATCAAACCATCGGTGTAGAAAGAAATACATCTTCATCAGGTAACGGTAGTGCATTAACGATACAAGCGGGTGGTGCACCGGGTACAGGTAACAGATCGGGTGGTAACCTGGTTTTATCTTCAGGTATTTCAACCGGTAGCGGAACTGCAGATATGATCTTTAAAACTACTCCAACTAACGGAGCCGGCAATAGCGATAACTCTCCTGTAGAAAAAATGCGTATCACAGGCGCTGGTAATGTTGGTATCGGAACAACATCTCCGGGCAGCGCATTAGATGTAAAAGGAACAATCCGTATGAGCGGTGCAACATCCGGCTATGTTGGTTTTGCTCCTGCAACAGCAGCTGGTTCTACAGTATATACCTTGCCTTCGGCAGACGGTACTAATGGTCAGCAATTAACCACTAACGGTTCTGGCACATTAAGCTGGGCGGCAGCAGGAAGCTCATCAGCAACAACTGTTTCAAACAGCAGCAGCGCCAACACCCTAACTACAACCGTAAATAGTGTAGCAGCAACGGGTGTAAATATTATCAATTCAAATGCACTAAGCTCAAGCACCAATACATTAACATCAACCGTAAATGGTGTAGCAGCAACGGGTGTAAGTATTATCAATTCAAATGCACTAAGCTCAAGCACCAATACATTAACATCAACCGTAAATGGTATAGCAGCAACAGGCGTAAGTATTATCAATTCAAATGCATTGAGCTTATCAGGACAAAGCTTAACATCAACAGTAAATGGTGTAGCAGCAACAGCCGTAAGTTTGGCTGGTGTTGATTCAAGTATTTATAAAACAGACGGAACATTAAGAACAGATAGAACAGTTACTCTTAATGCTAACGATCTTAATTTTAATTCAACAACCGGTAATTTAATATTCAATCCATCTTCTACAGGTAGAGTTGGTATCGGAACAACAAGCCCGGGTAGTTCATTAGATGTAAAAGGCACTATCAGAATGAGTGGTTCAACATCGGGCTATGTAGGTTTTGCACCGGCAGCAGCAGCAGGCTCTACTACTTATACTTTACCAAGCGCAGATGGTAGCAATGGGCAAGTATTAAGCACTAACGGTAGTGGTACTTTAAGCTGGGCAACTGCCAGTGGCGGTTCAGGCAGCGGTTGGGGATTGAGTGGTAACTCAGGAACAACAGCGGGTACAAACTATATTGGTACATCTGATGACGTGGATGTAACTTTTAAAAGAAAAGCAACTTTGGCAGGAGCATTAACAACAAACAATACATCTTTAGGAGTATCAAGTTATATATCCGGCAGCAATAACGTAGCAATTGGTAGCAGCGCACAGGCACAAACATCCGATGCCGTAGCTGTAGGACAAGGAGCTTACGTATCCTCTCAATATAGTATCGCGATGGGATCTGTTGCGCAAGGACAAGGAACATCTGCTATTGCAATAGGTCAAAATGCCTATGCAAACGGAACAAGCTCTATTGCTATCGGTGGCGCAAGCACTACGTATAAAACACAGGCACAAGGCACTTATTCTATTTCATTAGGATACTATGCATATAGCAGTGCCCAGGATGCCATTGCTATCGGGGACCATGCACAGGCACAAGGACAAAACTGTACTGTAATTGGTACCAATATATATAATGGTAGTGCTAATACAGTTGCCATTGGTAACTCAAGTGTAACATCGTTCTTATTAAATGGTGCAAGTGCAAGTTCGGGCAGAGCGTTTATTGTTGGTAGCGGAAATACGAACGGTAACGGCGCTTACCTTACAACAGGCGGTACATGGACAAACGCTTCTGACAGAAACTTAAAAGATGATTTTTCTACAGTTGATGGAGAAGAATTGTTGAATAAAATTTCTCAGTTGGATATCACTAAATGGAAATATAAAGGAACTCAGGAGTACCACATCGGTCCAATGGCGCAGGATTTTTATAAATCATTTGGATTAGGAACAGATGATAAGCACATCAGCACCATCGATCCTGCAGGTATTGCATTGGCATCTATTAAGGCATTAAAAGAAGAAAACACTGAATTAAATAAAAGACTCGATAAACAACAGACAGAAATTGATGAATTGAAGAACGAAATTGAAAAAATTAAATCGAGATTATAA
- a CDS encoding M48 family metallopeptidase produces the protein METSSLVKYFDGKSSRFRITRIKLYTESLHLFDGATGTYLTAIELKDCHATYVNNAMYLYLNKQSTSYVVVDDDNALYYPLKDVLEKAPRGFFEKLMQHKLPALLGLFLLLVGGAYFIFVQLVPYVGLKLISTQQEIDLGDNFYASFMSNEKIDRNATAIVQKFADNLELSDTYPITVTVVKENQVNAFALPGGHIVVYSGILKHMNSYQELAALLGHEATHVNKRHTLKGMLRSISSSVLISWVIGDGGGLSSVLVRNANNLHNLSFSRSLEEEADEQGMNIMVKDNVDPKGMQDLMVHLQEASGDIPSELSFLSSHPLTKDRIEKAKAFAASHPIHGNFHPAWADLWDCLKENKTDCLDNDNNEEK, from the coding sequence ATGGAAACATCTTCATTAGTAAAATACTTTGATGGAAAGAGCTCCCGATTCAGGATCACGCGTATAAAGCTATATACAGAATCGCTTCATTTATTTGATGGCGCTACAGGAACCTATTTAACTGCTATTGAGTTAAAAGATTGTCATGCTACCTATGTAAACAATGCCATGTATCTATACCTGAACAAGCAATCGACCAGTTATGTAGTGGTTGACGATGACAATGCATTGTATTATCCCTTGAAAGATGTTTTGGAAAAGGCACCACGCGGCTTTTTCGAAAAATTAATGCAGCATAAATTGCCGGCGTTGTTAGGCTTGTTTTTATTATTAGTAGGCGGCGCCTATTTTATTTTTGTACAACTGGTTCCTTATGTTGGATTAAAATTGATATCTACACAACAGGAAATTGACCTGGGCGATAATTTTTATGCGTCCTTTATGTCAAACGAAAAAATAGACAGAAATGCTACTGCTATCGTTCAAAAATTTGCTGACAATTTAGAGTTAAGTGATACCTATCCTATTACGGTAACTGTAGTAAAAGAAAACCAGGTAAATGCCTTTGCTTTACCCGGTGGGCATATTGTTGTGTATTCCGGAATTCTTAAGCACATGAACAGCTACCAGGAATTAGCTGCATTGTTAGGGCACGAAGCCACACACGTAAACAAGCGTCATACTTTAAAAGGAATGTTGAGAAGCATCTCTTCTTCTGTTTTAATATCATGGGTAATAGGCGATGGCGGCGGGTTATCTTCAGTATTGGTAAGAAATGCCAATAATTTACACAACCTTAGCTTTTCAAGATCGCTGGAGGAAGAAGCAGATGAGCAGGGAATGAATATAATGGTGAAAGACAATGTTGACCCTAAAGGAATGCAGGACCTGATGGTGCATTTACAAGAAGCAAGTGGAGATATTCCTTCCGAACTTTCTTTTTTAAGCTCACATCCGCTTACAAAAGACAGGATAGAAAAAGCAAAAGCTTTTGCAGCGAGTCATCCTATCCATGGTAATTTTCATCCCGCCTGGGCAGACTTATGGGATTGCCTGAAAGAAAATAAAACCGATTGCCTGGATAATGACAATAATGAAGAGAAGTAA
- a CDS encoding YjgN family protein, with translation MEQRFYSLSFHGKGVELFKIQIVNLILCIVTLGFYYPWARAKTLHYLYSQSMFEDQPFIFTGTGKEMFKGFIRAIIIVALLYGIVFSTIYFQPYARIVLVLIAYAGFFCVIPLALHGTYKYRMSKTLWQGIRFGYLGDFKKLFGIFIGGFFLTFLTCGIYWPWFSMRIRKYIVENIRMGNAAFKYDGTGNGYFIIVLKMGVVVFISYFIFISLLIPIIMHSMRGGDLRGLKNLGWFYLCFLPVAIYYPFYKKQQFDYFVNHLSLVSNDTSVQFRSTATNIGYIKLLIGNLLIVIFSLGLGYPWTITRMLNFGASNIEIAGNISFDSLYQEHDEFNDATGSDLFDMLNFGFSI, from the coding sequence ATGGAACAACGGTTTTATTCTTTATCCTTTCACGGCAAAGGGGTTGAATTATTTAAAATTCAAATTGTAAACCTTATTTTATGCATTGTAACGCTTGGCTTTTATTATCCCTGGGCAAGAGCTAAAACATTACACTATTTATATAGCCAATCTATGTTTGAAGACCAGCCCTTTATTTTTACCGGCACCGGTAAGGAGATGTTCAAAGGTTTTATCCGGGCAATTATTATTGTAGCACTTCTTTACGGAATAGTCTTCTCTACTATTTATTTTCAACCGTATGCCAGAATTGTTTTGGTGTTGATCGCCTACGCCGGATTTTTTTGTGTTATTCCTTTGGCTTTACACGGCACTTATAAATACAGGATGTCTAAAACCTTATGGCAGGGCATACGCTTTGGTTATTTAGGAGATTTTAAAAAGTTATTCGGGATCTTTATTGGTGGATTCTTTTTAACCTTTTTAACCTGTGGCATTTATTGGCCCTGGTTTTCTATGCGCATAAGAAAATATATTGTTGAAAATATAAGAATGGGAAATGCTGCATTTAAATACGATGGAACAGGCAACGGCTATTTTATTATTGTTTTAAAAATGGGGGTTGTTGTTTTTATATCCTATTTTATTTTTATTTCCTTACTTATTCCGATCATCATGCATAGTATGCGTGGCGGTGATCTAAGAGGTTTAAAAAACTTAGGCTGGTTTTATCTTTGCTTTTTACCTGTAGCTATTTATTATCCTTTTTATAAAAAACAACAGTTTGATTATTTTGTTAATCATCTTTCTTTAGTTAGCAACGATACATCTGTACAGTTTCGGTCAACCGCAACCAATATTGGTTATATTAAATTGCTGATCGGAAATCTTTTAATAGTTATTTTCTCACTGGGGTTGGGATACCCATGGACAATAACAAGAATGTTGAATTTTGGTGCATCCAACATAGAAATAGCAGGCAATATTTCATTCGATAGTTTGTACCAGGAACATGATGAATTTAATGACGCTACCGGCAGCGATCTTTTTGATATGCTAAACTTTGGCTTTTCAATTTAA
- a CDS encoding lmo0937 family membrane protein produces the protein MGNLLYLIAVILVIAWAIGFLGYHASGLIHLLLVIALIAVLLRVIRGAAS, from the coding sequence ATGGGTAACTTATTATATTTAATAGCAGTAATACTTGTTATAGCCTGGGCAATTGGTTTTTTAGGCTATCATGCATCAGGTTTAATTCATTTATTATTGGTTATTGCGCTTATTGCCGTATTACTGAGAGTAATACGTGGAGCGGCAAGTTAA